CGGCCGCCGAGCGGATGAAGATCAATCCGGACGGCTCCATCGAAGGCCTCTTCTAGGACCAGCCATGGCAAACCGCGTTCAGACCGTCAGCACCAAGGCCGCGCCGGCGGCCATCGGCCCATACAGCCAGGCGACCATCGCCGGCGGTTTCCTGTTCACTGCCGGCCAGATTCCGCTCGATCCAACCAGCGGCGAACTCGTCGGCGGCGACATCGAGCCGCAGACGAAGCAGGTGCTCGCCAATTTGGCCGCCGTGCTCAAGGAGGCCGGTGCCGGGTGGGGCGATGTCGTGAAGACGACGGTGTTCCTCACCGACATGGCCGACTTCCCGCGCTTCAACGAGATCTACGCCGCCACGCTCGGCGACGCGCGGCCCGCGCGCTCCACGGTGCAGGTGAGTGCGCTGCCTCGTGGTGTGAACGTCGAGGTGGAATTGGTCGCCAAGCTGGCCTGAGCGACCACGCCGACGGAGGACGAAGAACGAAGGCTCGCGTGGGCGCCGCGAAGGCCCCCGAGGCGCGCGCTGTTAGCTTTCGTCCTTCGTCCTCCGTCCTCTGCCCTGAGATGACCCGCGAACAAATCTTCCGCCTGACGCAGTTCGCCCGCTGCGCTGGCTGAGCGT
This is a stretch of genomic DNA from Gemmatimonadaceae bacterium. It encodes these proteins:
- a CDS encoding RidA family protein, yielding MANRVQTVSTKAAPAAIGPYSQATIAGGFLFTAGQIPLDPTSGELVGGDIEPQTKQVLANLAAVLKEAGAGWGDVVKTTVFLTDMADFPRFNEIYAATLGDARPARSTVQVSALPRGVNVEVELVAKLA